Sequence from the Amphiprion ocellaris isolate individual 3 ecotype Okinawa chromosome 1, ASM2253959v1, whole genome shotgun sequence genome:
TCATCAACTGATCAGTTTACTGTAAATGTGTCCACAAATAGGAAAagcaaaaactgctaaaaaaaaaaaaaaaaaatggaatattcTAAGTTTAAATGCATCCCCTGACTCAAACATAGAACTTTATATGTCAagacaatatttaaaatatgtcctGGGTGTTGTACAACTGCacataaactgtattttgtttatAAACTAATAAAGCAAAATTTCCCTGCCAAAGCTGATCCACCGTATTTAAACATTAGGCACATCTTAACATGAAGCACTATGCACAAGGAATcttttatacagtctatgggtcTAACAAATCCAACTCTCGCGAAATTTTGATTGTTCgcgattttttccccccaaacgAGAACACAAGCGGAAGTAAATAGTCGCCATGGACTAGTAACTGTTGAGAGGGAACGAAGTAGCAAGTAAAACGTGGATGCTACTTTATTTTAACGAATTATAATCACTTTCAAACTTCTGAATTAGTAGGTTCAGCTTTAAGAGACAACAGAGCCGCTCCGTTTGCATTGcgataatatatattttacaagaGTCGAGGAGTCGTGCAGCACGTTTGGGGCCTGGAAAGACGTATGCTAACCCAGCTAGCCTAGCCAGCGTTAACGCGACAGCTCGGCTAACGTCGCTTTTAGCATCACAGCCTAGCCAAAGACTTCCGAAGTGGCTAGTTTCACCAGCTTATGTCGGCTGTCCTTTTAAACACATAAGTATCATCAGTCGAGTTAGCTTTAACTGTGGCCGTGGTGGAGGGAAAGAACGGCTGGATCTAAGATGATCATTGAAAACCTCGATGCCTTGAAAACATGGCTGTCTGAAACCCTCGAGCCCATGTAAGTACAGTTAGGTTGGAGCCACACAGCTGTCTTCCTCTTACAGTTTAGCTCAGTTGGAGTTACTTAAGTTAATGTCGTTTCGTGCAAACTCACAACACACCCAGTTTAGACCTGTCATGACTTGATCAAACtgtaaagtatttgtttttgtgtcttacGGATTGTTTCTTTTAATTCCAGCTGTGATGCAGACCCTTCTGCCCTTGCCAAGTATGTTGTTGCTTTGGTGAAGAAGGACAAAACTGAAAAGGAACTTAAAGCCCTTTGTATAGACCAGTTGGATGTATTTCTTCAGAAAGGTAATTATGAAAATTTCACTTTGCAGCCcccatttcatttaaaattctgtgtatttttatgtttcagtgCATTAACATATTGTCTGATTTACACTTTTACCTTCTTTCAGAGACCCAGCAATTTGTTGATAAGCTGTTTGAAGCTATTGACAACAAAAGCTACCTCCCACAGCCAGAGCAGCCATCCTCTCTGATCAAGGTTGAGAAAGAAGAGCAGAAGAAAGATGAGGTTATCTTCTTTTCATGTCAAGAATAACAACTATTTAAAAAGCACCACAAATCCATTGCATTACATGAGCCTTCATCAAACAATATGGGGGACATCTCATGTTGTGGCCATCTTTGATAAACACACCTTTTTGATCTCACTTCTTTTTTCAGCCAAATCGGGAGGAAGAACGAGACAAGAAGTTTTCTCGGCGAGTGAATCACAGCCCTCCACAATCAAGCTCACGGTACAGTAGAGATAGCAGGTGTGTGCACTTCCCTTTTTCCAACACTTTCTCTGTCaacttttgtcttcttcttACTATTTGctatgcttttgtttttcattttcagaagaGGAGATGACCGTAAGAGGGACGATCGCTCCAGGAAGAGGGATTATGACCGCAACCCACCCAGGAGGGACTCGTACCGCGATCGCTACAATCGCAGAAGAGGTCGCAGCCGCAGTTACAGTCGAAGCCGCAGTCGTAGCCGGAGTTGGAGCAAAGACCGCATCCGGGACCGCGACAGAGAGCGCGacagggatagagatagagacaGGGACAGAGATAGGGATCGAGATCGCAGCAGGAGCCGGTCCCTCAGCAGAACTCGGTCTAGAAGCAGGAGTAGAGGTGAGAATCTGATAAACTCACGTTTTGAAacactgctcttttttttttttttgaatgtgacGGTGCAATCAAAGTTCACATCAGGTCACTGCTTATCTTTTGAAATATGTAAATTCAAACTTTATCTGACCACAAAGCTTCCACAATCCATATCTTGTAGATTTCAGAGAAGCATTTGTGtagtattttttcttcaatatGAAATATACTCCTCTTATTCATtacttaaataaaatgttatgaATCTTTTACTGTATAGAATGAAATCAGCATTGAACTAAGCATTTGGAACGGAATCAATGGTAATAATAGCTCAGACAGCTTATCAGAAATGGACAACGTAGCCTAGAAGAAGACTTGGATTGATGAATGGATCAGCCGAGGACAAAACCTTCAAAACAGAATTTCAGATTTATAAAAGTAAACAggtttagattttatttattttattttatacatgcCCTAATGAGTTCTTTGCTTGTCTGTTTACAGAACGGGATTCTGGAAAGTTGAAGTATGATCATGACCGAGTGGACAGGTCAGAGGGCGGTGACGGCTACACCCCAGCAGCCCTCGTCTCCACTGCAACCACTTCACACTTCCCCGTGCCAACACTGAGCAGCACCATCACCGTCATCGCCCCCACTCATCATCACAGCAACAACACCACTGAGAGCTGGTCGGACTTCCGCCCTGAGCACCCTGTGGAACGTGTCCCCTTTAACAGACCACCCCCTCAGAGGAAGCGGTGCCGTGACTACGATGGTAAGGAAAGCTGATAAATCCTTTTTCCATTAGGGGAGGAGGTTGGCCAGTTCCATGACTTCATTGTGTTTCATATTCtctgtgttgtatttttcaGAAAAAGGCTTCTGCATGCGAGGGGACATGTGTCCTTTCGATCACGGAAGTGACCCAGTTGTAGTGGAGGATGTCAATTTGCCCAGTATATTGCCATTCCAACCTCCACCAATCCCAGGTGTGGAACCACCGCCCCCGCCCCCAGGCCTCCCACCGCCACCGCCTCTCATGAACCCCCCGCCTGTGAACCTTCGGCCACCTGTACCCCCACCAGGTCCACTCCCGCCCAGCCTTCCACCAGTTGCAGGTAGGAATTCGGATGTAGaaagtattttttgtctttaagtttCTTTTCAGACACGAGATATGAAAGATTGTCGCTTTATCAATCTGATATGTGGACTACATTTACCATATGCCATATGAGATTGAACAGTACATCAAGGTTTAAGAATCtatcaaaaacaagactaaaccTAAACTAATAGTCAGTTTATCAAGGTCAAGGTCATGATAGGTAAAATTCTAACGTGTATTTCCATAACTATATGTAGAACGTAACCTGCTAATCAGTACTATTAAAATCATGCTGTTATTCGACTCTGCATATCCATTATTGTGAAGGCATGCATTTGAGATTTGTTCTGACAGTGATACAAAATCTTACTAGGTGGGACTTGGTAAGAAAACTGTCTCAGCCTTAACGGGGAAGTGACCAGGGTGCTCACTTATACATGAAGCTGATGTTTTTAGATGGCTACATATTATTAGAAagaagtgcatgtctgaaaaggcTTTTTATTCAGgattaaaatactgtatttgcaCTTTTTCAGATAAGTGAAAAGTTTTTACACTAAAAGCATTTAACACAAAATATCAAGCCCACAGAATAATAAGAAACCCAAGAGTAACTAAATAGAATTTCTACAAAAGTAATATTGATCTTTCTGAAACTTTTTCCCCCAGATTTGACAATATAGTAACAACCAACATGAAAACTATTCTCAAAGTTATaggcaaagacagaaaatgcacatagagctgcaaaaaaatggttattatttttattttctcagttcACAAATGTTGTTAGTGAAGTCAAACAGGCACTGACTTTTAGACAAGTGCTTCACTGTGTAGTGCCCAATAAATAGCTTCATTTTCTACATCAAATGTCAGTCTGTTTATGCCTTCAGGACATTAAATCCAAAAGCACCGTAAAGTGGGTGTAATAATTAGTCAGATTTGTAGAGTATTGCAATGCTTATCAGCAGCTTGCATTCAAGCATGCATCCTGTTGAAAGCAGATGTTTGAAACTGAAATTATCCACACAGCAAACGACAAACTGAAAGGTTAACTTAAAGTAtctttaaaacaaaagcaaaaacaggtGAACAGTTGGTTTGTTCAACAGTTCTGTACATGTCAGACTTACAAAATTGGTTTGACGTGTTAGTATTTGGCTTGAACTTGTTGTTTTTCAAGATTTTGTATTTACTGTTACTGTATCTGACACAGGTCCCCCTCCTCCGCTTCCTCCACTGCAACCAGCAGGCATGGACGCTCCTCCCAACTCCATCACCAGCTCTGTTCCCACCATCGTCACCTCTGGGATGCGCTCATCACTCCCCCAGGCCTCGGCGCCGCTTTTCACATCTGGTAATAGCTCTTTGTCTTCCAAATTAACACATTGTTTTATATGTCACACTTACTGCACCatgatttactgttttacaagtTAAATTATGCTCTCTCTTAAAACAGACCACTATGAGTCAGATGTGTATAATCCCGAGGCTCCCAGCATCACTTCCAGGCCAATCTACCGACACCGAGTCAATGCCCAGAGACCCAACCTGATTGGCCTTACAATGGGGGAGATGGACCAGCCACATAGAGGTATAGCTCACATGAGATAAACCACCTGAATAGATTATCTTAAATCATGTACATACTTTATGTTCGTTAGCATTCTCCAGAACTGGGTCTGTGTGGTtgactgtatttgtttttttagctgTCTGTTTAGACCTTCTCCAAGAATTGTAATCTACTCTGGAGACCTGTGCTGTCGTGTCAGAACTGACCTGTCCATGTTTTTCCCACACCAGAAAAGATTCCTAACAACAACATGAGAATCGTCATGGAATCTGAATCCAGGAAGAGGCCTGGTGTCTGCCATGATGGAGGCCTGCTGCCCAAGAAACCCTGGTTTGACAAGTAAGACagcctatttttaaaaatgcaaaaacatatttcatacGTTTGTCAGCTTTATGTTTTAACACTATCCTCATCAAATTGTTTAATCATTTCTCATCTCTTCTCAGACCCAACTTTAACAAACCCAACCACCAGGGCTTCCACAAAAGAGCTCAGTTCTCTCCAAACGCCAAGCTGCTTGTTCGGCAAATTCCCCCTGAACTCAACAACATTAGCAAACTCAATGAACATTTCAGCAAGTTTGGCACCATCGTCAACCTGCAGGTCAGTGCCTGTGTGCTGCTATAGACAAAAGTCTCATGGTAAAATGTATAGTTGCTTTGTAGTACAATCAGTTATGCAGTTCAATACAACATTACATATGTGTTTACCTGGTGTCACAGGGTTTTGAAGTTCTTATACAACTGTAGTGTAGAGTTTGGcacatggagtttgcattttaatttaatcattgttgtttttttaatatctttttaCAGGTGGCCTTCCAGAATGACCCAGAAGGGGCCCTGATCCAGTTTGCCTCTCCAGACGAGGCCAAGCGTGCTATGCAAAGCACAGAGGCTGTGCTCAACAACCGTTTCATCAGGGTACACTGGTTTCGAGATGATGGGAGTGATGGACAGGGACAGtctcacacacagcagcagcctcagCCAGCCATGGTAAAAGTTTTGCACTGTCACTGCTAATATGTTACctttgtgaaatgttttgtctttactcaagaaaaaaatgttggtagTATTTcttcaatcaatcagtcaaagtttatttgtatagccctttacaactgcccaaagggtgaccaaacggcttcacagtaaacaacaagaaaataacttaaaaatatgacagtaacttaaaacaggacaaacagtcacactcacacctaccacctttcttcttttctttttttccctttttagaTAAGATGCACTTGTGAACAAGTTGATTCATTGTGATTATTGATGTTCTGAATTTTGTAGACTTGTTACAAGAAGAAGTAGAATTTAGTTTAAGCAAGTGTGTTTGACTAAAAGGTTTTACCAGgctgtgtatttattttgccTGTGATTGTGGACAACTGGCCAAATGACAATAACATCATAGTATCAATCTGTATAACCAGTAAAGGTTGATCTAAATCTGTGGAGAATGCAATTATAGCATCTTATATTGCTCCTTTTAAAAGCTTACTGCTGTTTAGAAACATACAGCAAGTAGATAAATCTGTTTACAAGGTGTCACAGATGCCAGATCCTTGACCATGATCAAATTAAACCGGTGTAAAATTCAATACATCCACAGATTTCTTTGTTCTTGAACTGTTGCTATGTGAAATATAACAACCTAATCAAGGGTGCTTCTGATAATTTGTGAAAAACTGGCTATGGCACACTATTCCATTGTTTTCTCTTGGCTTTCATTTAGCCACTTAGAATAAAAAAAGGTTGCATTAATGCCAGTACTGCCTTCACTTACACCTAGAGTACAGAGAACTTGTTTCACTCAGTGTTCTTATGAGTCATTAAAGGAAACACAGGAAATCAGCAAATAAGATCACTGATACAGTTGCACTTAAAAgttaatcacaacaaaaacctgTGAAGTATTTTTTGTTCCAGTCACACTTTTCCCTATTTGTGATAAGTagagataattttttaaaaaacctgtcAGTTGTGCATTGAGACAaagttaaaatgccataaatcatactTTCTTGACTATTCAACATCAACGTGTTGAAGTTGGCCTCAGGAAAATACAGTGGCTTGCATGCTAGAGATATTTTACTTACATATTAATTTGATCTATACTTTCTGctctgtaaacacaacctgcagttaagCTCAAACATCCTTGAATTCTTGCCACATGACTGTAAGTCAAAGCTGAGTCATTCAGGGCTTTTTGGTTGCACCAAGGTGCACagaatttttaacatttttttccaaaatctaCTTTGTGTAAGCAATTTATTTTacgtacattttaaaatgagagaaacgtagaataaagtgattttcatgaaacatcacaattaaagcctgtatttggttattttactgatgaaacagacaaaaaataaaataacttgtCTTTCAAACCCACATGTAAGctttgggtttcagagggttaaacaagtGTCTGTTGAAATGCATTCCATAAAGCCACCGTAATGTGACTCGTACCCCTTTTTATCTTTCAGCAGCCTTTAGCCACATCTCTGAAGCAGTCTGTCAAAGATCGCCTCGGACCCATGCTCCCTGCAAACTCTGAGCCCTCCCAGGACTCCAATGTAGCCTCACAGGTGCGTGTTCGGGTGACTTTGCTTTTTCCATTTACTTGTCAAAATCTGCACAAGGCGTGTATAAACATTAAGTCTTTCTTCCACCAGAA
This genomic interval carries:
- the rbm26 gene encoding RNA-binding protein 26 isoform X1 — translated: MIIENLDALKTWLSETLEPICDADPSALAKYVVALVKKDKTEKELKALCIDQLDVFLQKETQQFVDKLFEAIDNKSYLPQPEQPSSLIKVEKEEQKKDEPNREEERDKKFSRRVNHSPPQSSSRYSRDSRRGDDRKRDDRSRKRDYDRNPPRRDSYRDRYNRRRGRSRSYSRSRSRSRSWSKDRIRDRDRERDRDRDRDRDRDRDRDRSRSRSLSRTRSRSRSRERDSGKLKYDHDRVDRSEGGDGYTPAALVSTATTSHFPVPTLSSTITVIAPTHHHSNNTTESWSDFRPEHPVERVPFNRPPPQRKRCRDYDEKGFCMRGDMCPFDHGSDPVVVEDVNLPSILPFQPPPIPGVEPPPPPPGLPPPPPLMNPPPVNLRPPVPPPGPLPPSLPPVAGPPPPLPPLQPAGMDAPPNSITSSVPTIVTSGMRSSLPQASAPLFTSDHYESDVYNPEAPSITSRPIYRHRVNAQRPNLIGLTMGEMDQPHREKIPNNNMRIVMESESRKRPGVCHDGGLLPKKPWFDKPNFNKPNHQGFHKRAQFSPNAKLLVRQIPPELNNISKLNEHFSKFGTIVNLQVAFQNDPEGALIQFASPDEAKRAMQSTEAVLNNRFIRVHWFRDDGSDGQGQSHTQQQPQPAMQPLATSLKQSVKDRLGPMLPANSEPSQDSNVASQNSSKLSVKDRLGFSAKPAAPVEKVFSTSMGLTKTVYNPAALKAAQRTSEEALKKKQEALKLQQDVRKKKQEILEKHIETQKLLISKLEKNKAMKAEDKAKIMETLGTLTKSITKLQDEIKGISSSSNQLRTTKSKAQAQKELLDAELDLYKKTQAGEDTALLKIKYTQLQIEAAKRGLLSPGRGRGVLARGRGAVRARGRGTRGRGRGVPLHAVVDHRPRALQISGFADTDRVDLLPHFAQFGEIEDCQMDESNLSVVITYKTRAEAEQAALHGARFNNQTLRLAWHKPATALSAADADEAEPEEDEYPEESLSDDALLQDDDEEEDDNEPRPWRR
- the rbm26 gene encoding RNA-binding protein 26 isoform X2; this encodes MIIENLDALKTWLSETLEPICDADPSALAKYVVALVKKDKTEKELKALCIDQLDVFLQKETQQFVDKLFEAIDNKSYLPQPEQPSSLIKVEKEEQKKDEPNREEERDKKFSRRVNHSPPQSSSRYSRDSRRGDDRKRDDRSRKRDYDRNPPRRDSYRDRYNRRRGRSRSYSRSRSRSRSWSKDRIRDRDRERDRDRDRDRDRDRDRDRSRSRSLSRTRSRSRSRERDSGKLKYDHDRVDRSEGGDGYTPAALVSTATTSHFPVPTLSSTITVIAPTHHHSNNTTESWSDFRPEHPVERVPFNRPPPQRKRCRDYDEKGFCMRGDMCPFDHGSDPVVVEDVNLPSILPFQPPPIPGVEPPPPPPGLPPPPPLMNPPPVNLRPPVPPPGPLPPSLPPVAGPPPPLPPLQPAGMDAPPNSITSSVPTIVTSGMRSSLPQASAPLFTSDHYESDVYNPEAPSITSRPIYRHRVNAQRPNLIGLTMGEMDQPHREKIPNNNMRIVMESESRKRPGVCHDGGLLPKKPWFDKPNFNKPNHQGFHKRAQFSPNAKLLVRQIPPELNNISKLNEHFSKFGTIVNLQVAFQNDPEGALIQFASPDEAKRAMQSTEAVLNNRFIRVHWFRDDGSDGQGQSHTQQQPQPAMPLATSLKQSVKDRLGPMLPANSEPSQDSNVASQNSSKLSVKDRLGFSAKPAAPVEKVFSTSMGLTKTVYNPAALKAAQRTSEEALKKKQEALKLQQDVRKKKQEILEKHIETQKLLISKLEKNKAMKAEDKAKIMETLGTLTKSITKLQDEIKGISSSSNQLRTTKSKAQAQKELLDAELDLYKKTQAGEDTALLKIKYTQLQIEAAKRGLLSPGRGRGVLARGRGAVRARGRGTRGRGRGVPLHAVVDHRPRALQISGFADTDRVDLLPHFAQFGEIEDCQMDESNLSVVITYKTRAEAEQAALHGARFNNQTLRLAWHKPATALSAADADEAEPEEDEYPEESLSDDALLQDDDEEEDDNEPRPWRR